The Pongo abelii isolate AG06213 chromosome 21, NHGRI_mPonAbe1-v2.0_pri, whole genome shotgun sequence genome has a window encoding:
- the SIRPB2 gene encoding signal-regulatory protein beta-2 isoform X2: MCSTMSAPTCLAHLPPCFLLLALVFVPSDASGQSSRNDWQVLQPEGPMLVAEGAGDPEPDLWIIQPQELVLGTTGDTVFLNCTVLGDGPPGPIRWFQGAGLSREAIYNFGGISHPKATAVQASNNDFSILLQNVSSEDAGTYYCVKFQRKPNRQYLSGQGTRLKVKAKSTSSQEAEFTSEHATEMSPTGLLVVFAPVVLGLKAITLAALLRALATSRRSPGQEDVKTTGLAGAMNILAWSKGQE; encoded by the exons ATGTGCTCCACGATGTCCGCCCCCACCTGCCTGGCCCACTTGCCTCCCTGCTTCCTGCTGCTGGCACTGGTCTTTGTCCCCTCAG ATGCCTCTGGGCAGAGCAGCAGGAATGACTGGCAGGTGCTACAGCCCGAGGGCCCCATGCTGGTGGCAGAAG GAGCTGGGGACCCTGAACCAGACCTGTGGATCATCCAGCCCCAGGAATTGGTGTTGGGGACCACTGGAGACACTGTCTTTCTGAACTGCACAGTGCTTGGAGACGGTCCCCCCGGACCCATCAGGTGGTTCCAGGGAGCCGGTCTGAGCCGGGAGGCCATTTACAACTTTGGAGGCATCTCCCATCCGAAGGCGACAGCAGTGCAGGCCTCCAACAATGACTTCAGCATTCTTCTGCAAAACGTCTCCAGTGAGGATGCAGGCACCTATTACTGTGTAAAGTTTCAGAGGAAACCCAACAGGCAATACCTGTCTGGACAGGGCACCAGGCTGAAAGTGAAAG CAAAATCTACCTCTTCCCAAGAggcagaattcaccagtgaacatGCAACTGAGATGTCTCCAACAG GCCTCCTGGTTGTGTTCGCACCTGTGGTCCTGGGGCTGAAGGCAATTACCTTGGCTGCACTCCTACGGGCCCTGGCTACCTCTCGGAGGAGCCCTGGGCAAGAAGATGTCAAGACCACAGGCCTAGCAGGAGCCATGAACATCTTAGCATGGAGCAAGGGTCAAGAGTGA
- the SIRPB2 gene encoding signal-regulatory protein beta-2 isoform X1 has protein sequence MCSTMSAPTCLAHLPPCFLLLALVFVPSDASGQSSRNDWQVLQPEGPMLVAEGETLLLRCMVVGSCTDGMIKWVKVSTQDQQEIYNFKRGSFPGVMPMIQRTSEPLNCDYSIYIHNVTREHTGTYHCVRFDGLSEHSEMKSDEGTSVLVKGAGDPEPDLWIIQPQELVLGTTGDTVFLNCTVLGDGPPGPIRWFQGAGLSREAIYNFGGISHPKATAVQASNNDFSILLQNVSSEDAGTYYCVKFQRKPNRQYLSGQGTRLKVKAKSTSSQEAEFTSEHATEMSPTGLLVVFAPVVLGLKAITLAALLRALATSRRSPGQEDVKTTGLAGAMNILAWSKGQE, from the exons ATGTGCTCCACGATGTCCGCCCCCACCTGCCTGGCCCACTTGCCTCCCTGCTTCCTGCTGCTGGCACTGGTCTTTGTCCCCTCAG ATGCCTCTGGGCAGAGCAGCAGGAATGACTGGCAGGTGCTACAGCCCGAGGGCCCCATGCTGGTGGCAGAAGGCGAGACACTTTTACTGAGGTGTATGGTGGTCGGCTCCTGCACTGACGGTATGATAAAATGGGTCAAGGTGAGCACTCAGGACCAACAGGAAATTTATAACTTTAAACGAGGCTCCTTCCCTGGGGTAATGCCCATGATCCAACGGACATCAGAACCACTGAATTGTGATTATTCCATCTATATCCACAATGTCACCAGGGAGCACACTGGAACCTACCACTGTGTGAGGTTTGATGGTTTGAGTGAACACTCAGAAATGAAATCGGATGAAGGCACCTCAGTGCTTGTGAAGG GAGCTGGGGACCCTGAACCAGACCTGTGGATCATCCAGCCCCAGGAATTGGTGTTGGGGACCACTGGAGACACTGTCTTTCTGAACTGCACAGTGCTTGGAGACGGTCCCCCCGGACCCATCAGGTGGTTCCAGGGAGCCGGTCTGAGCCGGGAGGCCATTTACAACTTTGGAGGCATCTCCCATCCGAAGGCGACAGCAGTGCAGGCCTCCAACAATGACTTCAGCATTCTTCTGCAAAACGTCTCCAGTGAGGATGCAGGCACCTATTACTGTGTAAAGTTTCAGAGGAAACCCAACAGGCAATACCTGTCTGGACAGGGCACCAGGCTGAAAGTGAAAG CAAAATCTACCTCTTCCCAAGAggcagaattcaccagtgaacatGCAACTGAGATGTCTCCAACAG GCCTCCTGGTTGTGTTCGCACCTGTGGTCCTGGGGCTGAAGGCAATTACCTTGGCTGCACTCCTACGGGCCCTGGCTACCTCTCGGAGGAGCCCTGGGCAAGAAGATGTCAAGACCACAGGCCTAGCAGGAGCCATGAACATCTTAGCATGGAGCAAGGGTCAAGAGTGA